The segment AGGACCTTCGCCCGGAACCATACCGAGTTTTTCCGTGCCGATTCCAATGGCTTTTTCCCCCCCGATCCTTCACCAAAAGATGCGGGCAGTTTCAGCATGTCATACATAACATGGGGCACCGCGTTTGGGGTAGATTATGATACTTCAATCTCTTCATCTTTTGAAAAAATGAAGGTTTATCGCTATGATATTGCCAACAGGCTTGCGGAAGATAATCCAAATTCTATCGGTTCAGTTTATGATTCAGTCACCCAGCAATATTATCCGACCGGCTATGGACCTACCTCCCAGGATGTCCTTATACCGGCTTTCCTGGCTGCCTATACCAATCAAAACACCAGTAATGTTTACCTGGGGTATTTCCCTAAAATTCCCTTACCCAACTGGAAGATAACTTATGATGGCCTGACAAAAATAAAATTGTTGGCAAAAGTCCTGAAATCTGCTATCCTGTCACATTCCTACCGATCGGTATATTCCATCAATTCATTCCAGTCAAACCTTTATTATGATGAAGTAAATGGCACAGCTTCTGAACTTTATCCGGCTTCCAATTCTTTCTTTCCGAAGTATGATCTGGCACAGGTCACTATCCAGGAGCAGTTTGCGCCATTGTTCGGACTTGACCTGACCTGGAATAACAGCCTGCTTACAAGGTTTGAATACAGGAAATCGAGGACATTGACATTCAGTATGATCAACAAGCAACTTACCGACCTGAATACTGATGAGATTATTGTTGGCCTGGGTTACCGGATTAAAGACGTAGCCTTTACCATCAGTTCTCTTGGCGGGGGTGGTCGAAAGTCACACATCAGCAGTGACCTGGATATAAAGATCGATTTTTCAATCAGAAACAACCGCACCGTTCTGCGCCGTATTGACCAGGATATTGACCAGGTTTCATCGGGTCAAAAGGTCATCTCAATTAATACTTCAATCGATTATATGCTCAGCAAAAGTGTGACACTCAGATTATTCTTTGATGAGATCATCAATAATCCAATTGTTGCCAATCAGTATGACAATTCTACAACCAAGGGCGGTATATCCATTCGTTTTTCACTCGCCCAATAGTTTGAAAGCGTATTTTCGAGATTGGAACGATTCTAAAATGATAAGTGTGTGATAACATTTTGTAAAATCTATTAAATTTGGCGCATTAATTACATTAAGAACATCATTATGAATATTCCCGGAAATTTAAGGTACACCAAGGATCATGAATGGTTGAGCATTAAAGGGGAAACCGCATTGGTCGGCATTACTGATTTTGCACAGAATGAGTTAGGTGATATCGTTTTTATTGAGGTTGAAACCATTGGGGAAAATCTTGATAAGGAAGAAACTTTTGGAACAATCGAAGCCGTGAAGACAGTTTCTGATATGTTTATGCCGGTATCCGGTGAAGTGATCGGGCTCAATGAATTGCTGACCGAAAAACCGGAGAAAGTCAACCAGGACCCATACGGTGATGGATGGATCATAAAGA is part of the Bacteroidales bacterium genome and harbors:
- the gcvH gene encoding glycine cleavage system protein GcvH, encoding MNIPGNLRYTKDHEWLSIKGETALVGITDFAQNELGDIVFIEVETIGENLDKEETFGTIEAVKTVSDMFMPVSGEVIGLNELLTEKPEKVNQDPYGDGWIIKIRVTNPSQIDELLDAAQYRELVGA